In Deltaproteobacteria bacterium, the genomic stretch ATCCTGCCCCCACCAAGGCCCCCTTCCCGATCTTGACTGGGGCCACCAGGGCCGTGTTGCTCCCCATGAAGACCCCCTCCTCAATGATGGTTTGGTGCTTTTGGTAGCCGTCGTAGTTGCAG encodes the following:
- the glmU gene encoding bifunctional UDP-N-acetylglucosamine diphosphorylase/glucosamine-1-phosphate N-acetyltransferase GlmU (forms a homotrimer; catalyzes the acetylation of glucosamine-1-phosphate and uridylation of N-acetylglucosamine-1-phosphate to produce UDP-GlcNAc; function in cell wall synthesis) translates to CNYDGYQKHQTIIEEGVFMGSNTALVAPVKIGKGALVGAGSTITKDVPPYALAVGRAKQKNIKKWVIKRNKKNR